From Brassica oleracea var. oleracea cultivar TO1000 chromosome C3, BOL, whole genome shotgun sequence, a single genomic window includes:
- the LOC106328252 gene encoding probable ADP-ribosylation factor GTPase-activating protein AGD8 — MANTTCSNTMASIRTAIIRAQHLLFRSRPRYDYSNVDITASDLINRLSFQAQQDISSVMKIAGETKKKLGTFASGIFSDLQDRML; from the exons ATGGCGAACACGACCTGCTCGAACACCATGGCGAGCATCAGAACCGCCATCATCAG GGCTCAGCATCTACTTTTTCGGTCACGGCCAAGATATGATTATTCCAATGTTGATATAACTGCTAGTGATCTCATTAACCGGCTTTCTTTCCAG GCGCAACAAGATATCTCGTCGGTGATGAAAATAGCAGGCGAAACGAAGAAGAAGCTTGGAACTTTTGCCTCTGGCATCTTCAGTGATCTTCAGGATAGAATGCTGTAA
- the LOC106327933 gene encoding mitochondrial import receptor subunit TOM5 homolog encodes MAKSVISMDQLKALWHSEVHDERKWAANMKLVRALGVFAGGVFLMRNFGDLMAV; translated from the exons ATGGCGAAGAGTGTGATCTCAATGGACCAGCTGAAAGCTTTGTGGCACTCTGAGGTCCACGATGAACGAAAGTGGGCTGCTAACATG AAACTTGTGAGAGCACTTGGGGTGTTTGCAGGAGGAGTCTTCCTCATGCGCAACTTTGGTGATCTCATGGCTGTCTGA
- the LOC106328251 gene encoding transcription factor BIM1-like isoform X1 — MELPQPRPFKAQGREPTHDFLSLCSHSTVQTDPKPTPSSSHGSHLKTHDFLQPLESVGGSKEETSKIDTTFEPPAPSPPLKHVLPGGIGTYTISSTPYFHNHQRVPKPELSPPMMFPVSGGGGVERNVADAAAVASGFTMWDESGSGTKGQTRKENNAGERANIRADAATTIGQWPAQSLTNNNPLSGFSSRSSSQGSGLKSQSFMDMIRSAKGTSQDDDLDDEDDFVMKKESSSTSQIPTVDMRVKAEARGAGNNDPKMNTPRSKHSATEQRRRSKINDRFQKLRQLIPNSDQKRDKASFLLEVIEYIQFLQEKTSKCETPYQGWNQEPAKLLNWQKNNQQLVPEGTVGFAPKLKEEKNNIPILAPAETLNRVTPFPLLVQSNSLFCPVTQLNARVASSETAEPSPSSRSHTQPLKEEEEEEVHEGNISISSVYSQGLVKRLREALEKSGVDLTKATISVEIELAKRSSEVKQTRRPKRLKTCNTS; from the exons ATGGAGCTTCCTCAACCTCGTCCCTTCAAAGCCCAGG GGAGAGAACCAACACATGATTTTTTATCGCTCTGCAGTCATTCAACTGTCCAGACAGATCCCAAGCCAACACCTTCTTCTTCTCATG GTAGCCACTTGAAGACCCATGATTTTCTACAACCTTTAGAAAGCGTTGGTGGTTCTAAAGAAGAGACGAGTAAGATTGACACAACCTTCGAGCCGCCTGCACCGTCCCCACCGCTGAAGCACGTGCTTCCCGGTGGAATAGGAACGTACACGATAAGCTCAACACCTTATTTCCATAATCATCAAAGAGTTCCTAAGCCGGAGCTTTCACCACCGATGATGTTCCCTGTTAGTGGTGGTGGTGGTGTTGAGAGAAACGTTGCGGACGCTGCTGCTGTTGCAAGCGGGTTTACTATGTGGGATGAATCTGGTTCTGGGACTAAGGGACAGACAAGGAAGGAGAATAACGCTGGGGAGAGAGCTAACATCAGAG CAGATGCTGCAACAACTATTGGACAATGGCCAGCACAGTCTTTGACAAATAATAACCCGTTGAGCGGTTTCAGTTCTCGTTCTTCCTCTCA AGGGTCTGGACTCAAGAGCCAGAGTTTCATGGACATGATAAGATCAGCTAAAGGAACTTCACAGGATGATGATTTAGACGACGAAGATGATTTCGTCATGAAGAAAGAAAGCTCCTCCACTAGCCAGATCCCTACAG TAGATATGAGAGTAAAAGCAGAGGCGAGAGGCGCTGGCAATAACGATCCAAAGATGAACACGCCTAGGTCAAAACATTCTGCTACAGAACAACGGAGGAGGAGCAAGATCAATGATAG GTTTCAAAAGTTGAGACAGTTAATACCTAACAGCGACCAAAAGCGTGACAAGGCCTCCTTCTTGCTAGAG GTTATCGAGTATATTCAGTTCTTACAGGAGAAAACGAGCAAGTGCGAGACTCCTTACCAAGGATGGAACCAAGAACCTGCCAAGCTATTGAATTGG CAGAAAAATAACCAACAGCTTGTCCCTGAAGGAACCGTTGGTTTTGCTCCAAAACTGAAAGAAGAGAAGAACAACATTCCGATCCTTGCACCAGCTGAAACATTGAACCGAGTAACTCCATTTCCTTTGTTGGTTCAAAGCAACAGTCTGTTCTGTCCTGTAACTCAGTTGAACGCAAGAGTGGCATCATCAGAGACTGCAGAGCCAAGCCCGAGTTCTCGGAGTCATACTCAGCCACTGAAAGAAGAAGAAGAAGAGGAAGTTCATGAGGGTAACATCAGTATATCAAGTGTTTACTCACAAGG ATTAGTGAAAAGACTAAGAGAAGCACTGGAGAAATCAGGAGTGGACTTAACGAAAGCAACCATATCCGTAGAAATCGAGCTTGCTAAACGCTCCTCTGAAGTCAAGCAAACTAGGAGACCTAAACGGCTCAAAACGTGCAATACAAGTTAA
- the LOC106332575 gene encoding transcription factor TCP17 has translation MRTNSMGIKQEGDNHYQATSLSSLRQNPRIVRASRIFGGKDRHSKVCTVRGLRDRRIRLSATTAIQLYDLQERLGLSQPSKVIDWLLEAAQNDVAMLPPLQFPPGFHPNLTAAAGESFPGNFESFDLGSCSSRTDTTLQREGLNLESHGFDIDHHFFSNSNHRDKLYFPSSSSCHYNLEQLQQSLLDQSGNVTVALSNNNHLNPSAVETMSSLFPRYPLFHEGGDQLQLFSSNSNSSKQTDHVE, from the coding sequence ATGAGAACCAACTCAATGGGAATAAAACAAGAAGGCGATAATCATTATCAAGCCACTTCTTTATCTTCGTTGAGGCAAAATCCAAGAATCGTGAGAGCCTCGAGAATATTCGGAGGCAAAGACAGACACAGCAAAGTGTGCACAGTTCGTGGTCTTCGAGACAGGAGGATAAGATTGTCGGCAACGACAGCAATTCAGCTCTACGACCTTCAAGAACGATTAGGGCTAAGTCAGCCTAGCAAAGTCATTGACTGGCTCTTAGAAGCTGCTCAAAACGACGTCGCTATGCTTCCCCCTTTGCAGTTCCCACCTGGTTTTCACCCTAATCTCACCGCCGCCGCCGGAGAATCTTTCCCCGGGAATTTTGAAAGTTTCGACCTTGGAAGCTGCTCATCAAGAACTGATACGACCCTGCAGAGAGAAGGTTTGAATCTTGAGAGTCATGGGTTTGATATTGATCATCATTTTTTCTCGAACTCAAACCATAGAGACAAGCTTTATTTCCCTAGCAGCAGCTCTTGTCATTACAACCTCGAACAACTCCAACAGTCACTTCTGGACCAATCTGGCAACGTTACTGTCGCATTGTCCAATAATAATCATCTTAATCCATCGGCGGTGGAAACTATGAGCTCTCTATTTCCGAGATACCCTTTGTTTCATGAGGGTGGTGATCAGCTTCAACTGTTTAGCTCAAACTCGAACTCCTCGAAGCAAACAGATCATGTCGAGTAG
- the LOC106328251 gene encoding transcription factor BIM1-like isoform X4 has protein sequence MELPQPRPFKAQGREPTHDFLSLCSHSTVQTDPKPTPSSSHGSHLKTHDFLQPLESVGGSKEETSKIDTTFEPPAPSPPLKHVLPGGIGTYTISSTPYFHNHQRVPKPELSPPMMFPVSGGGGVERNVADAAAVASGFTMWDESGSGTKGQTRKENNAGERANIRDAATTIGQWPAQSLTNNNPLSGFSSRSSSQGSGLKSQSFMDMIRSAKGTSQDDDLDDEDDFVMKKESSSTSQIPTVDMRVKAEARGAGNNDPKMNTPRSKHSATEQRRRSKINDRFQKLRQLIPNSDQKRDKASFLLEVIEYIQFLQEKTSKCETPYQGWNQEPAKLLNWQKNNQQLVPEGTVGFAPKLKEEKNNIPILAPAETLNRVTPFPLLVQSNSLFCPVTQLNARVASSETAEPSPSSRSHTQPLKEEEEEEVHEGNISISSVYSQGLVKRLREALEKSGVDLTKATISVEIELAKRSSEVKQTRRPKRLKTCNTS, from the exons ATGGAGCTTCCTCAACCTCGTCCCTTCAAAGCCCAGG GGAGAGAACCAACACATGATTTTTTATCGCTCTGCAGTCATTCAACTGTCCAGACAGATCCCAAGCCAACACCTTCTTCTTCTCATG GTAGCCACTTGAAGACCCATGATTTTCTACAACCTTTAGAAAGCGTTGGTGGTTCTAAAGAAGAGACGAGTAAGATTGACACAACCTTCGAGCCGCCTGCACCGTCCCCACCGCTGAAGCACGTGCTTCCCGGTGGAATAGGAACGTACACGATAAGCTCAACACCTTATTTCCATAATCATCAAAGAGTTCCTAAGCCGGAGCTTTCACCACCGATGATGTTCCCTGTTAGTGGTGGTGGTGGTGTTGAGAGAAACGTTGCGGACGCTGCTGCTGTTGCAAGCGGGTTTACTATGTGGGATGAATCTGGTTCTGGGACTAAGGGACAGACAAGGAAGGAGAATAACGCTGGGGAGAGAGCTAACATCAGAG ATGCTGCAACAACTATTGGACAATGGCCAGCACAGTCTTTGACAAATAATAACCCGTTGAGCGGTTTCAGTTCTCGTTCTTCCTCTCA AGGGTCTGGACTCAAGAGCCAGAGTTTCATGGACATGATAAGATCAGCTAAAGGAACTTCACAGGATGATGATTTAGACGACGAAGATGATTTCGTCATGAAGAAAGAAAGCTCCTCCACTAGCCAGATCCCTACAG TAGATATGAGAGTAAAAGCAGAGGCGAGAGGCGCTGGCAATAACGATCCAAAGATGAACACGCCTAGGTCAAAACATTCTGCTACAGAACAACGGAGGAGGAGCAAGATCAATGATAG GTTTCAAAAGTTGAGACAGTTAATACCTAACAGCGACCAAAAGCGTGACAAGGCCTCCTTCTTGCTAGAG GTTATCGAGTATATTCAGTTCTTACAGGAGAAAACGAGCAAGTGCGAGACTCCTTACCAAGGATGGAACCAAGAACCTGCCAAGCTATTGAATTGG CAGAAAAATAACCAACAGCTTGTCCCTGAAGGAACCGTTGGTTTTGCTCCAAAACTGAAAGAAGAGAAGAACAACATTCCGATCCTTGCACCAGCTGAAACATTGAACCGAGTAACTCCATTTCCTTTGTTGGTTCAAAGCAACAGTCTGTTCTGTCCTGTAACTCAGTTGAACGCAAGAGTGGCATCATCAGAGACTGCAGAGCCAAGCCCGAGTTCTCGGAGTCATACTCAGCCACTGAAAGAAGAAGAAGAAGAGGAAGTTCATGAGGGTAACATCAGTATATCAAGTGTTTACTCACAAGG ATTAGTGAAAAGACTAAGAGAAGCACTGGAGAAATCAGGAGTGGACTTAACGAAAGCAACCATATCCGTAGAAATCGAGCTTGCTAAACGCTCCTCTGAAGTCAAGCAAACTAGGAGACCTAAACGGCTCAAAACGTGCAATACAAGTTAA
- the LOC106328251 gene encoding transcription factor BIM1-like isoform X2, which translates to MELPQPRPFKAQGREPTHDFLSLCSHSTVQTDPKPTPSSSHGSHLKTHDFLQPLESVGGSKEETSKIDTTFEPPAPSPPLKHVLPGGIGTYTISSTPYFHNHQRVPKPELSPPMMFPVSGGGGVERNVADAAAVASGFTMWDESGSGTKGQTRKENNAGERANIRADAATTIGQWPAQSLTNNNPLSGFSSRSSSQGSGLKSQSFMDMIRSAKGTSQDDDLDDEDDFVMKKESSSTSQIPTVDMRVKAEARGAGNNDPKMNTPRSKHSATEQRRRSKINDRFQKLRQLIPNSDQKRDKASFLLEVIEYIQFLQEKTSKCETPYQGWNQEPAKLLNWKNNQQLVPEGTVGFAPKLKEEKNNIPILAPAETLNRVTPFPLLVQSNSLFCPVTQLNARVASSETAEPSPSSRSHTQPLKEEEEEEVHEGNISISSVYSQGLVKRLREALEKSGVDLTKATISVEIELAKRSSEVKQTRRPKRLKTCNTS; encoded by the exons ATGGAGCTTCCTCAACCTCGTCCCTTCAAAGCCCAGG GGAGAGAACCAACACATGATTTTTTATCGCTCTGCAGTCATTCAACTGTCCAGACAGATCCCAAGCCAACACCTTCTTCTTCTCATG GTAGCCACTTGAAGACCCATGATTTTCTACAACCTTTAGAAAGCGTTGGTGGTTCTAAAGAAGAGACGAGTAAGATTGACACAACCTTCGAGCCGCCTGCACCGTCCCCACCGCTGAAGCACGTGCTTCCCGGTGGAATAGGAACGTACACGATAAGCTCAACACCTTATTTCCATAATCATCAAAGAGTTCCTAAGCCGGAGCTTTCACCACCGATGATGTTCCCTGTTAGTGGTGGTGGTGGTGTTGAGAGAAACGTTGCGGACGCTGCTGCTGTTGCAAGCGGGTTTACTATGTGGGATGAATCTGGTTCTGGGACTAAGGGACAGACAAGGAAGGAGAATAACGCTGGGGAGAGAGCTAACATCAGAG CAGATGCTGCAACAACTATTGGACAATGGCCAGCACAGTCTTTGACAAATAATAACCCGTTGAGCGGTTTCAGTTCTCGTTCTTCCTCTCA AGGGTCTGGACTCAAGAGCCAGAGTTTCATGGACATGATAAGATCAGCTAAAGGAACTTCACAGGATGATGATTTAGACGACGAAGATGATTTCGTCATGAAGAAAGAAAGCTCCTCCACTAGCCAGATCCCTACAG TAGATATGAGAGTAAAAGCAGAGGCGAGAGGCGCTGGCAATAACGATCCAAAGATGAACACGCCTAGGTCAAAACATTCTGCTACAGAACAACGGAGGAGGAGCAAGATCAATGATAG GTTTCAAAAGTTGAGACAGTTAATACCTAACAGCGACCAAAAGCGTGACAAGGCCTCCTTCTTGCTAGAG GTTATCGAGTATATTCAGTTCTTACAGGAGAAAACGAGCAAGTGCGAGACTCCTTACCAAGGATGGAACCAAGAACCTGCCAAGCTATTGAATTGG AAAAATAACCAACAGCTTGTCCCTGAAGGAACCGTTGGTTTTGCTCCAAAACTGAAAGAAGAGAAGAACAACATTCCGATCCTTGCACCAGCTGAAACATTGAACCGAGTAACTCCATTTCCTTTGTTGGTTCAAAGCAACAGTCTGTTCTGTCCTGTAACTCAGTTGAACGCAAGAGTGGCATCATCAGAGACTGCAGAGCCAAGCCCGAGTTCTCGGAGTCATACTCAGCCACTGAAAGAAGAAGAAGAAGAGGAAGTTCATGAGGGTAACATCAGTATATCAAGTGTTTACTCACAAGG ATTAGTGAAAAGACTAAGAGAAGCACTGGAGAAATCAGGAGTGGACTTAACGAAAGCAACCATATCCGTAGAAATCGAGCTTGCTAAACGCTCCTCTGAAGTCAAGCAAACTAGGAGACCTAAACGGCTCAAAACGTGCAATACAAGTTAA
- the LOC106331453 gene encoding syntaxin-132: protein MNDLLKGSFELPRGQSSREGDVELGEQGAADQGLDDFFKKVQDIDKQYEKLNKLLKKLQAAHEESKAVTKAPAMKAIKKKMEKDVDEVGSIARFIKGKLEELDRENLANRQKPGCGKGSGVDRSRTATTLSLKKKLKDKMAEFQVLRENIQQEYREVVDRRIFTVTGQRADEDTIDELIETGNSEQIFQKAIQEQGRGQVMDTLAEIQERHDAVRDLEKKLLDLQQIFMDMAVLVDAQGEMLDNIESQVSSAVDHVQSGNTALQRAKSLQKNSRKWMCIAIIILLIVVAVIVVGVLKPWKDKKA, encoded by the exons ATGAACGATCTTCTAAAG GGCTCGTTTGAGCTTCCACGGGGTCAATCTTCTAGAGAAGGAGATGTGGAGCTAGGGGAACAAGGAGCAGCAGATCAAGGATTAGATGATTTCTTCAAAAAG GTTCAAGATATTGACAAACAATATGAAAAGCTCAATAAGCTTCTAAAGAAACTTCAG GCTGCTCATGAGGAGTCCAAGGCTGTGACCAAAGCTCCCGCCATGAAGG CAATAAAGAAGAAAATGGAAAAAGACGTTGATGAAGTGGGAAGTATAGCTCGTTTCATTAAGGGGAAGCTCGAGGAGCTGGACAGAGAG AACTTGGCAAATAGACAAAAACCTGGGTGCGGGAAAGGATCTGGTGTGGATCGATCAAGAACAGCGACCACACT TTCCTTGAAGAAGAAGCTAAAAGACAAGATGGCCGAGTTTCAG GTTCTAAGAGAGAACATACAACAAGAGTACCGCGAGGTTGTTGACAGGCGTATTTTTACAG TAACTGGGCAGCGAGCCGACGAAGAT ACAATTGATGAGTTGATTGAAACTGGAAACAGCGAACAGATCTTCCAGAAAGCGATTCAGGAGCAAGGAAGAGGACAG GTGATGGACACCTTGGCGGAAATTCAAGAACGTCATGATGCTGTCAGAGACTTGGAAAAGAAACTTCTTGACTTACAACAA ATTTTCATGGATATGGCAGTTTTGGTTGATGCACAAGGAGAAATGCTTGACAACATTGAATCTCAG GTGTCAAGTGCAGTAGATCACGTGCAATCGGGAAACACGGCTCTTCAAAGAGCAAAGAGCTTACAGAAGAACTCAAGAAAATGGATGTGTATTGCAATCATCATCCTTCTCATTGTTGTTGCTGTGATCGTTGTTGGTGTTCTCAAGCCTTGGAAAGACAAGAAGGCTTAA
- the LOC106328251 gene encoding transcription factor BIM1-like isoform X3: MELPQPRPFKAQGREPTHDFLSLCSHSTVQTDPKPTPSSSHGSHLKTHDFLQPLESVGGSKEETSKIDTTFEPPAPSPPLKHVLPGGIGTYTISSTPYFHNHQRVPKPELSPPMMFPVSGGGGVERNVADAAAVASGFTMWDESGSGTKGQTRKENNAGERANIRADAATTIGQWPAQSLTNNNPLSGFSSRSSSQGSGLKSQSFMDMIRSAKGTSQDDDLDDEDDFVMKKESSSTSQIPTDMRVKAEARGAGNNDPKMNTPRSKHSATEQRRRSKINDRFQKLRQLIPNSDQKRDKASFLLEVIEYIQFLQEKTSKCETPYQGWNQEPAKLLNWQKNNQQLVPEGTVGFAPKLKEEKNNIPILAPAETLNRVTPFPLLVQSNSLFCPVTQLNARVASSETAEPSPSSRSHTQPLKEEEEEEVHEGNISISSVYSQGLVKRLREALEKSGVDLTKATISVEIELAKRSSEVKQTRRPKRLKTCNTS, encoded by the exons ATGGAGCTTCCTCAACCTCGTCCCTTCAAAGCCCAGG GGAGAGAACCAACACATGATTTTTTATCGCTCTGCAGTCATTCAACTGTCCAGACAGATCCCAAGCCAACACCTTCTTCTTCTCATG GTAGCCACTTGAAGACCCATGATTTTCTACAACCTTTAGAAAGCGTTGGTGGTTCTAAAGAAGAGACGAGTAAGATTGACACAACCTTCGAGCCGCCTGCACCGTCCCCACCGCTGAAGCACGTGCTTCCCGGTGGAATAGGAACGTACACGATAAGCTCAACACCTTATTTCCATAATCATCAAAGAGTTCCTAAGCCGGAGCTTTCACCACCGATGATGTTCCCTGTTAGTGGTGGTGGTGGTGTTGAGAGAAACGTTGCGGACGCTGCTGCTGTTGCAAGCGGGTTTACTATGTGGGATGAATCTGGTTCTGGGACTAAGGGACAGACAAGGAAGGAGAATAACGCTGGGGAGAGAGCTAACATCAGAG CAGATGCTGCAACAACTATTGGACAATGGCCAGCACAGTCTTTGACAAATAATAACCCGTTGAGCGGTTTCAGTTCTCGTTCTTCCTCTCA AGGGTCTGGACTCAAGAGCCAGAGTTTCATGGACATGATAAGATCAGCTAAAGGAACTTCACAGGATGATGATTTAGACGACGAAGATGATTTCGTCATGAAGAAAGAAAGCTCCTCCACTAGCCAGATCCCTACAG ATATGAGAGTAAAAGCAGAGGCGAGAGGCGCTGGCAATAACGATCCAAAGATGAACACGCCTAGGTCAAAACATTCTGCTACAGAACAACGGAGGAGGAGCAAGATCAATGATAG GTTTCAAAAGTTGAGACAGTTAATACCTAACAGCGACCAAAAGCGTGACAAGGCCTCCTTCTTGCTAGAG GTTATCGAGTATATTCAGTTCTTACAGGAGAAAACGAGCAAGTGCGAGACTCCTTACCAAGGATGGAACCAAGAACCTGCCAAGCTATTGAATTGG CAGAAAAATAACCAACAGCTTGTCCCTGAAGGAACCGTTGGTTTTGCTCCAAAACTGAAAGAAGAGAAGAACAACATTCCGATCCTTGCACCAGCTGAAACATTGAACCGAGTAACTCCATTTCCTTTGTTGGTTCAAAGCAACAGTCTGTTCTGTCCTGTAACTCAGTTGAACGCAAGAGTGGCATCATCAGAGACTGCAGAGCCAAGCCCGAGTTCTCGGAGTCATACTCAGCCACTGAAAGAAGAAGAAGAAGAGGAAGTTCATGAGGGTAACATCAGTATATCAAGTGTTTACTCACAAGG ATTAGTGAAAAGACTAAGAGAAGCACTGGAGAAATCAGGAGTGGACTTAACGAAAGCAACCATATCCGTAGAAATCGAGCTTGCTAAACGCTCCTCTGAAGTCAAGCAAACTAGGAGACCTAAACGGCTCAAAACGTGCAATACAAGTTAA
- the LOC106327931 gene encoding uncharacterized protein LOC106327931 — protein sequence MAANSICSSLLVHSMANKKPSPSATRTITSKKGTTSGQVKLLTRVEQLKLLTKAEKAGLLSLAEKSGFSLSTIERLGLLTKAEEFGVLSAATNPETPGTLFTLSLGLLLLGPAFVYLVPEDYSWQVVAQLVVALVSVLGGSAAFAASGFVSNLQKSD from the exons ATGGCGGCTAATTCAATATGTTCGTCTTTATTAGTGCACTCCATGGCGAACAAGAAGCCTTCACCTTCTGCAACAAGAACCATAACTTCAAAGAAG GGCACAACAAGTGGACAGGTGAAGCTACTGACAAGAGTCGAGCAGCTCAAGCTTCTGACCAAAGCCGAAAAGGCTGGACTTTTGTCCTTAGCCGAGAAATCAGGCTTCTCTCTATCCACCATCGAGCGTCTCGGACTGCTCACCAAAGCAGAGGAGTTCGGCGTTTTGTCCGCCGCTACTAACCCGGAAACGCCTGGAACGTTATTCACCCTGAGCCTCGGTTTACTCCTCCTCGGACCGGCTTTCGTCTACTTGGTCCCTGAGGATTACTCTTGGCAAGTCGTGGCTCAGCTCGTGGTGGCTCTCGTCTCTGTCCTCGGTGGCTCCGCTGCTTTCGCTGCTTCCGGTTTTGTCTCCAATTTGCAGAAATCTGATTAA
- the LOC106328251 gene encoding transcription factor BIM1-like isoform X5, which yields MMFPVSGGGGVERNVADAAAVASGFTMWDESGSGTKGQTRKENNAGERANIRADAATTIGQWPAQSLTNNNPLSGFSSRSSSQGSGLKSQSFMDMIRSAKGTSQDDDLDDEDDFVMKKESSSTSQIPTVDMRVKAEARGAGNNDPKMNTPRSKHSATEQRRRSKINDRFQKLRQLIPNSDQKRDKASFLLEVIEYIQFLQEKTSKCETPYQGWNQEPAKLLNWQKNNQQLVPEGTVGFAPKLKEEKNNIPILAPAETLNRVTPFPLLVQSNSLFCPVTQLNARVASSETAEPSPSSRSHTQPLKEEEEEEVHEGNISISSVYSQGLVKRLREALEKSGVDLTKATISVEIELAKRSSEVKQTRRPKRLKTCNTS from the exons ATGATGTTCCCTGTTAGTGGTGGTGGTGGTGTTGAGAGAAACGTTGCGGACGCTGCTGCTGTTGCAAGCGGGTTTACTATGTGGGATGAATCTGGTTCTGGGACTAAGGGACAGACAAGGAAGGAGAATAACGCTGGGGAGAGAGCTAACATCAGAG CAGATGCTGCAACAACTATTGGACAATGGCCAGCACAGTCTTTGACAAATAATAACCCGTTGAGCGGTTTCAGTTCTCGTTCTTCCTCTCA AGGGTCTGGACTCAAGAGCCAGAGTTTCATGGACATGATAAGATCAGCTAAAGGAACTTCACAGGATGATGATTTAGACGACGAAGATGATTTCGTCATGAAGAAAGAAAGCTCCTCCACTAGCCAGATCCCTACAG TAGATATGAGAGTAAAAGCAGAGGCGAGAGGCGCTGGCAATAACGATCCAAAGATGAACACGCCTAGGTCAAAACATTCTGCTACAGAACAACGGAGGAGGAGCAAGATCAATGATAG GTTTCAAAAGTTGAGACAGTTAATACCTAACAGCGACCAAAAGCGTGACAAGGCCTCCTTCTTGCTAGAG GTTATCGAGTATATTCAGTTCTTACAGGAGAAAACGAGCAAGTGCGAGACTCCTTACCAAGGATGGAACCAAGAACCTGCCAAGCTATTGAATTGG CAGAAAAATAACCAACAGCTTGTCCCTGAAGGAACCGTTGGTTTTGCTCCAAAACTGAAAGAAGAGAAGAACAACATTCCGATCCTTGCACCAGCTGAAACATTGAACCGAGTAACTCCATTTCCTTTGTTGGTTCAAAGCAACAGTCTGTTCTGTCCTGTAACTCAGTTGAACGCAAGAGTGGCATCATCAGAGACTGCAGAGCCAAGCCCGAGTTCTCGGAGTCATACTCAGCCACTGAAAGAAGAAGAAGAAGAGGAAGTTCATGAGGGTAACATCAGTATATCAAGTGTTTACTCACAAGG ATTAGTGAAAAGACTAAGAGAAGCACTGGAGAAATCAGGAGTGGACTTAACGAAAGCAACCATATCCGTAGAAATCGAGCTTGCTAAACGCTCCTCTGAAGTCAAGCAAACTAGGAGACCTAAACGGCTCAAAACGTGCAATACAAGTTAA